The genomic stretch CCGAGCTAGGGATATAAGCGCCGATGAGATAATGAAGTGACAACGAATCGCCATTATTGTTATCTCACTGTCGTCAGATGCGGAGAAGTCCATGGGATACAAGCATGAGAATGCAAGGCAAGCTTTGAAAATGCGGATGGTATGAACAATATTCCAGGTTTCGCACTTTAGGACACCCAAGTTGTATGCATTTTTCCGAAACCAGTGTAACTCAAACACAGTAAACAATTTGCCATCGCCGTCTTGAGGATTCCGCTCAGCGCATTCAGCAGCTACATCCGAAACGTCAGCAAACGCCTTTACGCGATGTAAGTGAGCAAATACCTTTCTCAAATAAGCAGCATAAATCGTCAGCATATACCGTGTTCTTAGGATGGATTTCATTCGTATTGTTCTCTTCAATTGCCTGGATGAGGCGTATTGAACATCGTAATATCGATGGCAGATTGCTCGGTgttgcttcatcgtctttccAACTTCTGATAATGGCTTGCAGTGCTGCCAGAGCACACTGCCTGTCTCCTGCTAGCTGTGCCTCTCGGATACATGCATATAATATGTCCCGACCTTCTGAAGCATTGGAGAGTTTACTGAGATGCCGGATGCTTTCACAGCCAAGGTCATGGTCCTGGTCAATGAGGGATATCTTGAATGTAAGGTATCTCGTGAGAAAATGGTTTTTAACATTATCAGACATGGACTGAAAAACTTGTCGAGCTTTTCCTGTATCATTGAGATTCAGAGCACAAGTGATGAGCTTTCTGCTAAATTTGCCTTGGTTGGCTTCACCACTATTCGTGAATATTGTGTGCAAGGCGATCGAGCACCAAGCCTCAACAACTTCAAAAAGGTTGTCGGAAACAACAGACTCTATTTTATTCCATATGACCTTTTAGCCCATTAGCACAGATCATGGACTATACACGAGTATTTTGAGCTTCAACTCACCGAGTGCGCTGCACCAGCGATGTCAGGCTCCAGGGGCTCAGAAAGACCATCGCAAGCCTTGTCTAATAGATTGTGAAGATCAGTCAAGGCTGAGATGGAATTGGTATCATCAATTGTACTCATCCATATCCTTCGCACGAGAGTTTTACCCACCCAGTCGCTATTCTTTGATGCAATGACGTGCCGCAGCAAAAGTTCATCCAGTAGACCGCGCGCCAGGCGAtggtttctttctctcaaaCTCTTGATGTGATGCAAGAGAAAGGCGAAAGACGCATCAGAGTAGTCGAATGAACGTATCATTCGATATAGTATACTAGAGTAGGCTTCGGTGTCAAAAACTTCTCCCGGAGCTctctgaagaagctcaaggcgcCAGTGCAGTACTAGCGGCTTGTCCCCAACCTCTGACTCGATATATTCAATCAGTCTATTGGCTTCTTGAAAACATTCCTGTGAGCCGATATCCAGAAGCCCGCGTACAAGTCCCTGGCAAATGGCCAATCGCAACTCCAGCCCTTTGACCGAAAGCTGATCTAGCGCTTGGAGACTTATAAGATCGTAGGCGCGCTTGAACCATTTCACAGCCATACCGTAGTCTCCTTTTGAAGCAAGACCATACCCAATGTGCTGAAACGTATCAGCTATAAGCTCTGCAGAGCGAACATTGAGTGCTGGTCGAAGAAGATCGATTTTTCCAAACATGTGCTCTGCAACGTCAAGCCTATCTTCTTTCCAAGACTCTCCAACTTGTCAGAGAAGGATCCCAAAAGTATGGTTTAGGGCAGATACATACTATGGCTGTCCTTATTGCCAAATATTCTGCGTCAAGTCTTGTCCGTTCATTCTGTCCAATGGAATCCAAAGAGTCAAGAGGGATTGCTTTCAGATATTCTATCAGCTCTGCCGCTTTTTGCAGCGCCAACCTAGCCAGATCCAAATCTAATGCACCGATGCAAACCTTGCCCAGTGCCAAGGCCAGATCCATAAGATGCACAGCTTCAGATGGGTCGTCCTTCTTGGCTCTGCCTGCACTTcggcccagctgcagcatgaagaaggcaaaagACCGAGCCTTGACGACTAGTTTGGTGCTCTCCGCTGGTTTAGCCGcatcttgctctcttttcaGTCTTACGCAAAGATTCCACAGATTGCGCCCTTTCCGTTCAGCATCCTTGGCCAAATCTGGGGGCAAAGGGCTGCTTGAGCCTGACTGGGTTGCATTGTGAATCTTCTGAATATGATGGCCCGTGTCCGCGATGAGTAATTCGGTATCGCCAGCGTCGAGGGGGCCAGAGAGTTGGGTTTGAAGTGTAGCGGCAAAATCTATACCCATGATCCTGTTAGAAGACGATCCAAGagccatggtgatgaagGCTAAGAAGTTGAGTTAATTACCAATGAAAGTGCGGACTTTTCTTATCCTCACAGCGGAGGCAACATCCTCAGGAGGCATGTTGACGACAAGAAATGATAACACAATTTGGCGGAGGGCGGGATGCGCGCGATAAACAGCCTTGATTGCGCAGGTGAGTCGCTCTGCCTTGCGTCACAGCAGTGTCAGAAAGGAGAATATCAATCATGGACGAATTATCGCATAGACAGCTGtagggagagaagaagaggagaagtgcagaagagagagaaagagaaagtggaggagaaggcgaagaagctggGTCGCTTGGAAATGACGATGCGCAAGTCAGGAGCACCGCACCTTCCCCAACACATTTCACTCACGGGAAGGAAGGTGCTCCAACGATGAGTTACTCAAATCCAAGTACCTCTTCAGCAATTCCCGTAGTCCTCAGCGCGctctcatcagcagcagcaattatTCAATTAGAAAAACTACCGTAATGTTCAAATAAGGTAGGTTATGTACCTGGAAACTCTAGCGAAcccaaaaggaaaaaccCCTCTCTGtccatcagcatcaacacGATCAACGACTGCTTCAAAATAATTCTCTCCAACAATTTCTGGGAATCTAAACGCCCCATGAAGCAACATTGAAATAagtcgaaaaagaaaaggataatagaaaagaagggggatAAGCACACGATAAAACATTAAAAGTTTTGCGCCGTCAGTCATGCCCAGGAAATCCGTgactaaaaaaaagctcccttttttcccaacCTTTGCCGGCTACGTATATAAACCGGCCCATACCATGTCCAATAAGTCGCCCTTTTCTCGTCCGAGCGTAATAAAGCCTAACAGCAGCAATAAAGTGATTCATTAACCGAAAGGTAAAGAATTTACGATACAGGAGGATCGTGCGGCAAGAAGTTTCCAACAATCAGTGCGGGCCTATgagaaaaggggaaaaaaaattaatcagcttcttgctttttgctcatTCTGCAGTGTTTGTAGGTGACTCACAGCTTATGCTCATCACGGCGTATCGAAAACGAAAAGCAACACTTGATTATAGGGTGATCTGACGAATCACTAGGGTTCTTCAGAGAGCACGCCGTCAACAACGTATCATGCGCCGGATCAAACGCGATGGTGCCAAACTCTTCCCAATATCGCACCATGGACTCTTCTGTAAGTATCTCATGTAGCGCAATCTTGCCCTAAACGACCTGATTAGTATTGTTTACTACTCGTAGCTAGTAGAAGCCTTCTCAGGAcaagggggaaaaggggggggggggggaggcaCTGACATCTCGCAACTGATCGACTGGCACGTTAATCAGCTCCGCCATCTCTTTGTTTCCCCTAAAAATCTCCCCCGttcgtctccagcagcaggctggcACTGCCATGCTCGCAAAGACCCGGTCATAGTCCATCAGCTGTTTCTCAAACCACATCTCTACGTACACAAGCTGCATGTCTGTCAAACCCTGTGCCTTTTCTCTGAATTTGGGACGAAACTGGTTGATTGTTCGCAAAATCTTTTGTTTCGAAGAGGGCGCGATATGACCGTCCAAGTATTTACCCAACTTTGCATAACCATTGATATAGTTAAATGGTTTGAGTAAGCCGGCGTCGTACTTGGCCTTGAGCACGCGAGACATGCGCTCTTCTGGGTTGTCGTTTCCAGAAGGGTCGGCAGCCTGGAGGTAGTATTCTCGTGTCTTGTCCTTATTAGACCTCGCCGCAGCCTTATCATCGACGTTTGGGGGAGGTAGCATGGATCCTCGCATATGCTGTGCTTGTATGGGACCACCTGCTGCTAAATCGTTGTTACTATTGAAGGCACCAATCATCTCTGACGCCCCTCCTGGCCGATTGAAGGCTGCGCTATTCTGAGCTTCGTTCGAGGCAAGATTGCTCTCATCGAGGAGGCTGTTGTGCAGAAAGTCGTTGAGTAGGTTAAACTCGTGAGTGACCTCGGGTCCAATCATATAATTGGGGTTATAGGTATTCATATCGTGGTAATTCTGCGCCGTAAGCCAAGCATCCGAGAAGCCCGCAACTGCTTCGCTGTTAGCTACCCAAAACATCGTCATGCTCGTGACAAAAGAAACTGGGCTAGAGACTGGGCAGGCATTTTGATAAAGAAcggaaaaaagaacaaaggaACGAGTCCTAAAAGCAATTAAAGGGGGAACCAGGGAGGGTTCCAATCTCCTTCTGGCAGTGCTTACATTGATTCGCGTTACCATTGCGGTTCAGCGCGCTGGATTCCAAGCCCGACGAAGCGTCGTGTTGCACAAGAGACAATGGATTGCCTTGTCCAAGCACGCCTCCAGCCCCGATGCCCGAATTTGCTCTCTGCCTGGCGCCATCGAAAGCTGGGGGTGGGCCCatggcgctggagatggagctgtggCCCATTTCAGACGGTGACATGGTGTCGGAGTCATCTACGGACGCTGTTGAGGCGGTTTTGGCGGTGgccgtctttttctttggctctgATTCGCGGGGCTCATCGTGGCAGAGATGACCAATATTCCTCTTGATGCATCTGGTACACGGGCGCTCCTATGCAGGGCGTTAGCACGTCGAATCAAAGATTTTGGCCAGTAGAAAGTCCGATATGCAGAGGGAGTCTCGAATAATAATCTCATGAAGCCTGCCGTGGCAGattggaggagagagagagagggaaacaaaaaagacgaCCCCTCTGCGGAGGTTTATGCAGGGGATGTACTTACGAGATCGCATGTCATGTGCTACTCGCATCCAAGTTCCAATCAGTTAGCCACAATCCTTCTTGTCTCCTTTCCATATCTTTTCATTACAGGTGAAGAGGAGACGCAGATGAAATGCCAGTCATGCTTTCACATGCAAATggcatcacatcacatcaccgTCTCCTCTACTTCCAAAGCGGGACAGACTTACAGATCTGCGACAATACACGCAAGCTGCAGAGGCAGTAGGCAGAGACACACAGCTACTTGTTAGCCCATGTTGCAATACACAGATACACGTGCTCGATCTTTGCGCCTCCAGGGTCGCCAGCCACATGAAATCGGCCGAACTGAGGGTgtgtggaggaggagaagagaaagaggcagcgAGCCAACCGTCGCGTTCAGCTGGCCCTCCTTGTCAAGCTCTCCGGGAAACATCACGATAACTGGAAACTCAAAAAGAGGGGGTGTGGGAAGGCAACATGTTGCGTACCGTGGTTCACCTTGCGTCTCTTCTTGGGAGACTTGCCTGCGCCTCCAGCCGCATTGCGATCCTTATCCTTGACGCGCTCGACCGCATCGCCTTTAGCAGCCAGCCTGCTTCGCTCCACCACCTTGTTTCCGCCTCCCTTGGCATCCATGGCACCCgacgccgtggccgtggtaCCGGCAGCCTTGCGCTCGCtcattgctgctgtgctctcTCAAGGTGTTGCCCTCGTTTGTGTAtacccttttttcttcttctattgaCTTATTGTCCTGTGTCTTTGTTCCCTCGgaatctcttctctctcatctcccgACGGCTCGGGCTCCCATTGGACCTATCCGCCTCGGAAGGGTTACGCAAACACGACAAGACTGCAGATCATCGAACAGGAGGGAGGCAGAGCAGGACGCCGCAACTGTCGTTTCGAAGCGGTCCCGATGGCGCAACCAGCATTGCCCGAAGCTGTGCGGCCAGCCCTTTTCTCCCAAAGAAGGCGACGCAGGGTCTCTCCCGTCAACGCACGAGGACAAGAGGAAACAGACGTAAAGACACAGGCAAAGAAACCAAATAGTCAAAAAGAGGTCGTGTGAGGTCCAACCGCCAGCCGGTCCGTATTGGCCGGTCTTCGGAGGGCGCAGACAAAGCGTTCGTCTCGTTCGGCCGGTGTTTCGAGAATCAGGATCGCGGCCCTTTTTCCAGGCAGGAATGGGATGCAGACGCAGAGTTTGGCCAGCAAACCGAGATTTAAGTTGAGCACGAGAGCAAGAACCGCATCAGCAGGAAGCGCAAAACCGCAGCTGCGTTGAGGCACCCGGGCCTTGTTCAGCTGGGCGGCCCCCCCCCATAATCCTCCCTCTCCCGGTGGGGACCTGGCACCGAAGGCTTTTCGTCTCGCGGGGCTTGGCGCTAAAGAAATGGGCGCAGTACCTGCGCTGCGCTAACTGCCCGGGGCCTTGAGTGCTGCTGAGTGCTGCTGGGCCGCTGTACGGCAATCCCTAGACAGGGCCTGTAATGGGCAGGCAACCTACCTGTAGCCGCCGTAGTTCGTAGTGGAGGGGGGGGCTTCGGTGTCGCCCAACCGCTGAGCTGcacaacacacacacaggGAACATCCAGCGCGATATtgatgaatttttttttcctggtTGTTGGTCCCTGTCATGTCTAATGCCCGCATCCTCATTGGGCACCGCAATTAAggtttttctcttcatctgtTCTTGCAACTCGACTCTCACTTAAAGCACGACACCCACTATAAAATAGAGATGCTACTAACACAGATCTCCGGCAGCCATGGATGAGAAACATAAACAAGTCCCAGTCGCCATCCTACCGAGGGAAAAGCTGTGCTGTCAGTCCGTTCTAAGCAGTGGAGGCTATGAAAGCGCTACTCTGTGCTAAATTGCACTTCCCGTTCCCATTTTCCCGGCCCCAAGCCAGCCGCCGGCCTCACGGGTCGGATGTCGTCGCTTCGCTCGTGCCGAGCTACAGCCATGACATACATATTGAAACCAAACCATGCAAAAGAACCACATGCAGGACCTCGGGAACTACAGGCATGGGTCGAATATTATTGCAAGGGGGGGCTCCAGAGATGGACATTAAACCTGTCCGCTCCAGTAGTGCATGGTCTCTGCCTGTGACGTAAAGAGTAATTTATGTAAGTAGCAATAGCATAGTCAAGTTTTATGTAAATCCCGccatgaaaaaaagaaaatgaggATACAGAATGGCAACATATCAATTAGAATAGTAAACAGTCAAGATTGAATGAAATGTCTCAACGGCTATAGCAGGCTATCCGCAGCCGATAATCTTCTAATCCGGCAACTCACTTCAGCAATTTTCGCCATCGCATCGGAATTTTCCGGGTTGGCGCGCCTCGATATTACATAACGCTTCTGTTTTTAAACAAACCGTGGCGGAGAATCGCGGGATAAAAAGCCTGGGGCTAGGATTTCTATATTTGGCAGTGTTCTTACAAGAGATTTTCTAATTTTGAATTGCGAAGCAAGAAACAGTGGAATTCTAATATCAAATGATCCTAGCGCTAATACATACATCACATGGTCGCTGCGTACATGATTGGCATAATAAGAGACGATAATGGCCCTCGAATCATGGCCGAGTGATGAGCATGCCAAGAAGGGCAGGGAAAAACAACATGGCCAATCAGAGTAAATCGTTGCCAGCTGATGATACCTGCAGAGTGATTGAGTGCATATGCACATCATAAGTAGATGGTCAAGTGATGTAATGCACCTCATATCGCCACGAagaagctcttctctccctccttgGGAGCCACACGGGCCTTTCTCATAATCTCATCCTCGCACATCAATCTGATCCTCTCAGGCGTAGCAGGActctccagcctcagcagcccttgttcgccatcatcatcttctcctcctccgaCTTTGGCCTCGATACCGGCGTCTCTCCGCGCGGCCTTGAGCGCGTCTCgaatggcaaagaagacggaaCTGCCCATGAATAGCGGAGGCTCGCCCACGCCTCTGCTGCGCTGGATCGTCCGCAAATCTTTCCACTCAACGTCCTTGAGCAGCGTGACGTTGAACTCCTGGGGGATGTCGCGGAAGCCGGGGATCTTGTACGCGCCGGGGCCGCGCGTGAAGAGATTgccggccatggcgccgtTTCTTAGCCATAGGGACTCTTCCATGGTGAAGAGCCCGAGGCCCTGCATGAAGGCGCCCTGGATCTGGCCGTAGTCGATGGCCGGGTTGATGGAGTGGCCAACGTCCATCTTGATGTCTGCGCGGAGGCAGGTCCACGTGCCGGTCAGCACGTCGATTTCTACCTCGGAGAGCGCCACCCCTTGCGTAAAGTAAAAGAACAGCTTGCCCTTGTTCTCTCCCCAGGTGTACCCAATCTCTGGGGTCTTGTAGAAGCCCTGAGCAGACAGGTTGACGCGGTCAAAGTAGGCAGCATGTGCCAGCTCCTTCATCGTGGCCTGCGGACCAAGCTTTTCTCTGTAAGGGGCGAGCCGCTCATTGAGTTGCTTGCACGCGTTGAAAATGGCATACCCGTTCAAGtcggaagaagctgatgcagctgttgaagaagcatTGGCAACCGTGTTGGTGGCCGTCTCTGAGATGTGGACATTATCCAGAGGGACCTGTAGGGCTTGTGCAGCAATCTGAGTCATCTTGGTGTGAAGTCCTTGGCCCATTTCAGTGCCTCCATGAGCCACCAGGATGGAACCATCGTGATAGATGTGTACCAGAGCCCCCGCCTGGTTGAGGAAAAGGGCCGTGAAAGAAATTCCAAACTTGGTAGGAATCAAGGCCATGCCTCTTTTACGCCACTTGTGGCTCTCGTTGAATTTGGTTACGGCCGCTTTGCGCTCTGCATAGTTGTTTTCTTCCTGAACCTGCCTGTACATGAGCGGGACATGCCAATCTGTAACAGCCTGGTTAAAGTGCGTCAGGCCAAGGGGCTCGTAAAAGTTGATTTCCCGCAGGCGGTCAATGGGAATGCCCAAACGGTCTGCGCACTCCTCCATGCACGTCTCCATGATGAACATGCCCTGGGGGCCACCGAAGCCGCGGAACGCCGTATTGGAAACGGTGTTTGTTTTGCAGATGCGGCCTCGGACAAAGGCATTAGGAATGCGGTAGCACCCGTCAACGTGTGCCATTGCTCGCTCAAGTACTGCAGCGCTGAGATCAAAGGTCCATCCACCgttgttgaagatgtcgacatCAAGCGCCTgaatctttccatctttgtTGAAACCAATCTTGTATTTGCCCAAGAAAGGGTGCCTCTGGCCCATGGTAATCATGTCCTCTTCCCGAGTCAACATGCAGCGAACTGGtctcttggtcttcttggcagcgAGAGCCACGGCACAGCTGAGAGGGATAGATCGAGTCTCTTTGCCACCGAAGCCGCCTCCTAATCGCTTAACACGGACGACAACTTTGTTTGCTGGTACATCGCAGATACGAGCAGCGAATGCTTGCCTGTAGATAAGAAGAGTCAGCTGTAAAAATCCCACAAACATGATTAGAACTAGAAAATAAGACACTCACGCCTCATTTGGATTCTGCGTGCTAGAGAAAACCTCCATTGCTCCATCTTCGGGGCTAGGAACGACCAGAGTTGCATTGGTTTCCAGATAAAAGTGCTCTTGGCCACCCATCCGCGCAGTGCCCGTAAAGACATAATCACAGTTCTTGAAAGCTTCTTCCACATCGCCCGTCTTGATCTCGCGAAAGAATGGATGAAAGCTGTCGTTCTGGATGGCCTCCTCAATCGTCAAGATGGCTGGCAAATCCTCGTATTCTATCTTGACAgctctggctgcttcttgggctttggAGGCCGAAGTGGCGAGGATCATGGCAATGGGTTGACCGGCT from Trichoderma atroviride chromosome 3, complete sequence encodes the following:
- a CDS encoding uncharacterized protein (EggNog:ENOG41), giving the protein MPPEDVASAVRIRKVRTFIDFAATLQTQLSGPLDAGDTELLIADTGHHIQKIHNATQSGSSSPLPPDLAKDAERKGRNLWNLCVRLKREQDAAKPAESTKLVVKARSFAFFMLQLGRSAGRAKKDDPSEAVHLMDLALALGKVCIGALDLDLARLALQKAAELIEYLKAIPLDSLDSIGQNERTRLDAEYLAIRTAISWKEDRLDVAEHMFGKIDLLRPALNVRSAELIADTFQHIGYGLASKGDYGMAVKWFKRAYDLISLQALDQLSVKGLELRLAICQGLVRGLLDIGSQECFQEANRLIEYIESEVGDKPLVLHWRLELLQRAPGEVFDTEAYSSILYRMIRSFDYSDASFAFLLHHIKSLRERNHRLARGLLDELLLRHVIASKNSDWVGKTLVRRIWMSTIDDTNSISALTDLHNLLDKACDGLSEPLEPDIAGAAHSVIWNKIESVVSDNLFEVVEAWCSIALHTIFTNSGEANQGKFSRKLITCALNLNDTGKARQVFQSMSDNVKNHFLTRYLTFKISLIDQDHDLGCESIRHLSKLSNASEGRDILYACIREAQLAGDRQCALAALQAIIRSWKDDEATPSNLPSILRCSIRLIQAIEENNTNEIHPKNTVYADDLCCLFEKAAECAERNPQDGDGKLFTVFELHWFRKNAYNLGVLKCETWNIVHTIRIFKACLAFSCLYPMDFSASDDTRTEDKTNEHLQHYLEARQHIRKFDAMLETKPDTTQGESVMKDLIAKLSTLLVFDVEAATVLKDWDGLNETVRKAKICQDEVTYKAMGDCILRSKAPGKVMFSTMQLIINEIFELEKFDYEKLMKYIRCMFQVILGTDDNSALQLVDQALQIAGEANEIGNTLPSAEIEWLVATTFNHGIEYYVRGESDSCHCWAIKAMDLANYVDDGGVMRDMLLDKFSQLQLDGRTR
- a CDS encoding uncharacterized protein (EggNog:ENOG41), whose product is MSERKAAGTTATASGAMDAKGGGNKVVERSRLAAKGDAVERVKDKDRNAAGGAGKSPKKRRKVNHACVYCRRSHMTCDLERPCTRCIKRNIGHLCHDEPRESEPKKKTATAKTASTASVDDSDTMSPSEMGHSSISSAMGPPPAFDGARQRANSGIGAGGVLGQGNPLSLVQHDASSGLESSALNRNGNANQFAGFSDAWLTAQNYHDMNTYNPNYMIGPEVTHEFNLLNDFLHNSLLDESNLASNEAQNSAAFNRPGGASEMIGAFNSNNDLAAGGPIQAQHMRGSMLPPPNVDDKAAARSNKDKTREYYLQAADPSGNDNPEERMSRVLKAKYDAGLLKPFNYINGYAKLGKYLDGHIAPSSKQKILRTINQFRPKFREKAQGLTDMQLVYVEMWFEKQLMDYDRVFASMAVPACCWRRTGEIFRGNKEMAELINVPVDQLRDGKIALHEILTEESMVRYWEEFGTIAFDPAHDTLLTACSLKNPSDSSDHPIIKCCFSFSIRRDEHKLPALIVGNFLPHDPPVS
- a CDS encoding uncharacterized protein (EggNog:ENOG41), producing MWLATLEAQRSSTCICVLQHGLTSSCVSLPTASAACVYCRRSHMTCDLERPCTRCIKRNIGHLCHDEPRESEPKKKTATAKTASTASVDDSDTMSPSEMGHSSISSAMGPPPAFDGARQRANSGIGAGGVLGQGNPLSLVQHDASSGLESSALNRNGNANQFAGFSDAWLTAQNYHDMNTYNPNYMIGPEVTHEFNLLNDFLHNSLLDESNLASNEAQNSAAFNRPGGASEMIGAFNSNNDLAAGGPIQAQHMRGSMLPPPNVDDKAAARSNKDKTREYYLQAADPSGNDNPEERMSRVLKAKYDAGLLKPFNYINGYAKLGKYLDGHIAPSSKQKILRTINQFRPKFREKAQGLTDMQLVYVEMWFEKQLMDYDRVFASMAVPACCWRRTGEIFRGNKEMAELINVPVDQLRDGKIALHEILTEESMVRYWEEFGTIAFDPAHDTLLTACSLKNPSDSSDHPIIKCCFSFSIRRDEHKLPALIVGNFLPHDPPVS